The Candidatus Binatia bacterium genome includes the window ACGCTCGCGCGCGTCGTCGGGCTCGTCGCCTACGCGCTCGGCGTCGCCGGCACGCTGTGGTCGCAGCTCGCGATGGGGGACTCGTGGCGCATCGGCGTCGATCCCAGCGAGCGCACGACGCTCGTCACCCGCGGCCCCTACCGCAGCGTGCGCAACCCCATCTTCAGCTTCATGGTGCTCGCGGTGGCGGGTCTCGCGCTGCTCACGCCGAACGTGCTCGCGCTCGCCGCGGTCGCGGCGCTGATCGTCGCGGTCGAGATCCAGGTGAAGAAGGTCGAGGAGCCCTACCTCGAGCGCACGCACGGCGACGCGTACCGCGCGTACCGCGCGCGCACCGGGCGCTTCGTCCCGGGCATCGGTCGCTGAGCGTAGACGCGGCCTTGCGACGCGACGGACGGCCGACCGTCGTCACGCGCGCGAGCTCAGGCGCGCGCCGTGACGACCGTGAGCTGCGTCGAGCCGCGCCTCAGCCGAGCCGCTCGCCCGCCGCGAGCTTCGCCTCGGCCGCGAACTCCGCCGCCTTGACCTTGCCGCCCGCGCCGCGCACGCGGCCGATGGCGATCGCGCCGGCGCCGTCGCCCTGCCCGGCCGCGACGACGATCCCGCGCTCGTCGACCGCGAGCACCGTCCCGGGCGCGGCGCCGCGCACGTCGTCGCCGACCCGGCGCGCGTCGTAGAGACGCAGCGTCTCGCCGCGCAGGCGCGTGTGCGCGCCGGGCTGCGGATCACAGCCGCGGATCAGGTCGTAGACCTGCTTGCACGGCAGCTCCCAGCGCACGCCCGCGTGCTCGTCGGTGCACAGCGGGTCGTAGCTCGCCTGCGACTCGTCCTGCGGGATGCGCGGCGCGGTGCCCGCGGCCACCATGTCGACCGCGCGCACCGTCCCGGCGACGCCCTTCTCGAAGATCTTGTCGAAGTACAGCGAGCCGGCGGTGTCGTCGGGACCGATCTCGACCTCTTCCTGGAGCAGGATCGGTCCGGTGTCGATGCCGGCGTCGGTCCAGAAGACGGTGTAGCCGCCGCGCGTCTCGCCGCGGATGATCTGCCAGGCGAGCGCGCTGCCGCCGCGGTAGCGCGGCAAGAGCGACGGGTGGAAGCACAGCGTGCCGAGGCGCGGCGCCTCGAACACCGCGGGCGGGATGATCTTGGTGACGTAGGCGAGCACGCCGAGGTCGGCGTTCAGCTCGCGGAACTCGCGCGCGACCTCCTCGGTCTTGTAGCTCGCCGGCGTCCGCACCGGGACGCCCGCCTCGGCGGCCGCGGCCGCGAGCGGATCGGGCTTGCCGCCCTTCTCCGGCGGCGCATACGCCGCCACGACCTCGTGCCCGGACGCGAGCAAACCCTGCAAGACACGTTGTGCGAACGCAGCCTGACCAACGAGAACGACACGCATGGCCCGTCGGCTAGCATGGAAGCCGCGCTCGATTCCAAGCGGACACGCGGCTTCCCAAGCTCTCGCGACGGATGATAAGGCTTCGCCGAACGTACCAAACGTACCTGTTTCCTCGGAGGTCGAACGAATGCCTGCGAAACGCTCGTGGTCGTGGATCCTGTCTGGCCTCATCGTGTGCAGCACGCTCGCGCTGCACGCCTGCACGCAGTCCGAGCCCGAGAAGACCGAGCAGCCCGCGTCGGCTCCGAGCGCGGCGGCTCCGGCGGCACCCGCGCCCGGGCAGCCTGCGCAGGCGCCCGCTCCCGGCGCGACGATGTCGATGGTGATCGACGAGCTCTACGTCGACGCCGAAGCCGACCCCGACGAGGGCGCGCCGCCGCTCACCGTCAAGTTCACCTCGACGGTGGAGGACGCGACCGGCGCGGTCACGTGCACCTGGGACTTCGGCGACGGCACGCCGGCGAGCAACGACATGAACCCGACGCACGTGTACCAGGCGGAGGGCGACTACGTGGTCACCCTCAAGTGCAAGGACTCGAAGGGGATCGAGGGCGAGACCGAGATCGACGTCAGCGTTTACACGGAAGAGTGAGGCTCGCGAGCGCGCGGGCGACGTCGCGTCCCAGGCGCGCGACGCCCGCGCGCGTGCGTAGCAGCGCGTTGTTGATCTCGAGCTCGACGTAGGCGACGTCGTGCGCCTCGCCGTGTCGGCGAGCGCTGTAGATCAACCCGTCGAGCCCCGAGTAGGGCTCGTTGTAGCGCACCCGGTAGCCGAGCTTCGCGAGCGCGCGCCCGAGCCGGCGGGCGAGCACCGGGTAGGCATCGAACAGCACGCCGATGTCGAACGGCCGCGGGTTGCCGTTCAGCACCGGCGTGAAGCTGTGCAGCGCGAGGATCTGCACGGCCGCGTCCGGATGACGACGCTTGGCGCGCGCCACCATGCGGTCGACCGCCGCGTGGTAGGGCTCGTGGTAGAGCGCGATCCGCCGGCGACGCTCGGCCGCGTCGACCCGCGCGTTGCCCGGCACCACCACCCCGTCGCTCTGGCGGACGATCAGGCTCGGGTCGCGCGGATCGCGGTTGCAGTCGATCAGCAGGCGCGACCAGCGCGACGCGACGTAGGGAACACCGAGCCGCCTCGCGACCTCGCGCTGGACCGCGTGGGCGCCGATGTCCCAGCCGATGTGGTCGCGGATCGCCGCGCGCGGCACGCCGAGACCGCGGTACTCGCGCGGCACCGCGTAGCTCGCGTGCTCGCACGTCAGCACCCAGAGGACGCGTCCGCCCGCCGACCGCGCCACCGGCTTCACTTCTTGAGCGTCGTTTCGAAGAGCCGCAGCAGACGCTTCCACGCGTCCTGCGCCGCAGCCGCGTGGTACGACGGCCGCTCGTCGCAGAAGAAGCCGTGGTCCGCGCCCGGGTAGACGATCACCTCGGCGTCCTTGCCGAGCGCCGCGAGGCGCTCCTTCACCAGCGCGACCTCGTCGGGCGGGATGAAGGCGTCCTTCTCGCCGTAGAAGACCACCATCTTGGCGCCGATCCCCTGCGCCTCCTCGATCGGCGGGTGCGGTCGACGCTCGCTCGGCATCATGTTGCGGCCGATGCCGCCGCCGTAGAACGGCGCCGCCGCGCGCAGCGGCAGCCGGCAGGCGGCGAGGAAGGTGATGAAGCCGCCCATGCAGAAGCCGGTCATGCCGATCGCGCCGCGCTTGACCGACGGCAGCGCTTCGAGGTGGTCGATCGTCGCCCGCACGTCGCCGACGATCGCGTCGTAGCCCGGGAGCTCCATCATGAGCCCGATCGCCCGCTGCAGCTCGGAGTAGGCGCAGACGCGCTCGCCGGGATGGCGGTAGTAGAGGTCCGGAGCGATCGTCACGTAGCCCTCACGGGCGATCCGATCGGCGACCTCCTTGATGTGGCCGTTCAGCCCGAAGGCCTCCATCACCACGATGACGCCCGGAAAGGGCCCCTCACCCACCGGTTGGGACCGGTAGGCCGGCATCACGCCGTCGCCGGTCCGGATCTCGACCATCTCGCCCTGCACGTCCACTGCCGACACCTCCCGCGCGCTCGAGCGCGAAAATAGAACGGGCCCAGGCGGCTCCGCCAGCCGGGGTTTGACTTCGCCGCCGGTGCCGCCTAGTCGTAAAACGCTTTTTGCAGCCGGATGGCCGGCTGCAGGCCTTCCGGCCGGGCCGCTCTCCTACCATGGTGCGACGCGACAAAACCAACTACGTGATTCAGTCGGTGGCGCATGCCCTCGACGTCCTCGAGCAGTTCGCAGGCGACACCGAGGAGCTCGGCGTCACCGACCTCTCCAAGCGGCTCAAGCTGCACAAGAACAACGTCTTCCGTCTGCTCGCGACGCTCGAGTCGCGCGGCTACATCGAGCAGAACAAGTCGACCGAGAACTACCGCCTGGGCATCCGCTGCCTGCAGCTCGGCCAGACCTTCGTCCAGCAGATGGGGCTGCTGCGCCAGGCGCGTCCGATCATGGAGGACGTCGTCAAGGCGTGTCAGGAGACGGTCTACCTGAGCCTGCTGCGGCGTGCGTCGGTGGTGCCGCTGCAGTCGGTCGAGGCGGACCGTCCGGTGCGGGTCATCTCGCTCCTCGGCCAGGCGCTGCCGCTGCACTGCACGGCCGCGGGCAAGGTTCACCTCGCGTTCGAGTCCGAGGAAGAGATCAAGCAATCGCTGCCGGAGTCGCTCGAGCGCCACACCGACAAGACCATCACCAGGCGCGTCGATCTGATCGCCGATCTGCGCGCGGTCGCCGAGCGCGGCTACGCCATCGAGGCCGCCGAGTACCTGCCCGACCTGATGTCGATCGCGGTGCCGATTCGCGACTACACGCGCACCGTGGTCGGTAGCCTGTCGATCACGGCGCCCGAGTACCGTCTTTCGCCCGATCGCATCGAGCGCGAGATCGCGCCGCTCGCGCTGCGCGCCGGACGCGATCTCTCGAACCGGCTCGGCTACAACGCCTGAGCTGGCGTCCAACACGGGCGCTCACGTCTTCCATCAGCAAACCCTTCGTTGACTCCGAGTAGCACCGTGTTATCCAGCCCTGGTCGATCGCGACATGCGCGTCCTGTGCGCCCCGCGCGACCAACGGCGCGCGGGACCTCGCGGCGCTTTTCCCGAGCGAAGGAGCATCCAGAGTGAAGATCCTGGTACCGATCAAGCGGGTTCCGGACCCGCAGACGAACATCAGCGTGAAGGCGGACGGGTCGGGCATCGTCACCGACAACGTCAAGTTCGTGATCAACCCCTTCGACGAGATCGCGCTCGAGGAAGCGCTGCGCATCAAGGAGAAGCAGGGTGGCGCGGAGGTCGTGCTGGTCTCGATCGGCCAGAAGGTCGCCCAGGAGCAGCTGCGCACCGGCCTCGCGATGGGCGCCGACCGCGCGGTCCTGGTGCTGTCGGACGACGAGCTCGATCCTTCGGTCACCGCGAACGTGCTGAAGAAGCTCGTCGAGCAGGAGAACCCGGACCTGGTGCTGCTCGGCAAGCAGGCGATCGACGACGACGCGAACCAGACCGGCCAGATCCTGGCGTCGATCCTCGACTGGCCTCAGGCGACGTTCGCGTCGAAGGTCGAGTTCTCCGACGACAAGAAGGAGGTCACGGTGACGCGCGAGGTCGACGGTGGCCTCGAGACCGTCGCGTTCGCGCTGCCCGGTGTCATCACCACCGATCTGCGCCTCAACGAGCCGCGCTATGCCTCGCTGCCCGGCATCATGAAGGCGCGCAAGAAGGAGCTCAAGGAGATCCCGCTCGCCGAGCTCGGCGTCGACACCACGCCGCGCGTCAAGACGCACAAGCTCGCCCCGCCGCCGAAGCGCGCTGCCGGGCGCAAGGTCGAGTCGGTGCAGGAGCTCGTCAACCTGCTGCACACCGAAGCGAAGCTGATCTGACGCCGCACGCGCGCTGAGGAGCAACGAGTCATGGCAACGGTTCTGGTCTACATCGAGCACGCGCACGGCAAGCTCCTGAAGAGCTCGCTGGTGGCCGTCCGCGCCGCACAGGAAGTCGCGAAGAAGGGCAACGACGACGTCGTCGCCCTCGTACTCGGTCAGGGCATCGACGCGATCGCCTCGGAGGTCGCGGGCCACGGCGTCAAGCAAGTGGTCGCGATCGACGACGCGCGGCTCGCGAGCTACGTCGCCGACCTGCAGGCGAAGGCGGTCGCGCACGTCGCCAAGGAGAAGGGCGCGACCTGGGTGGTCGGCGCCGCGACCGCGCAGGGCAAGGACTTCTTCCCGCGCGTCGCGCAGCTCCTCGACGCCGGCATGGCGAGCGACATCACGGCGTTCAACGAGGACGGCACGATCACCCGTCCGACCTACGCCGGCAACGCGCTCGCGACGGTGACGATCGAGACGCCGGTCAAGGTGGTCACGGTGCGCACCACCGCGTTCGAGCCGGCCGAGAAGTCGGGCAGCGCGAGCGTCGAGAAGGCCGCCCTGCCCGCCGACGTGACGAGCAAGATGCGCTTCGTCTCGTTCAACGAGACCAAGAGCGATCGTCCGTCGCTCGGCGACGCGACCATCGTCGTCTCCGGTGGCCGCGGCCTCAAGTCGGGCGAGAACTTCAAGGAGTACCTCGAGCCGCTCGTCGACGTGCTCGGCGCCGCGATGGGCGCCTCGCGCGCCGCGGTGGACGCGGGCTTCGTGCCGAACGACCTGCAGGTCGGCCAGACCGGCAAGGTGGTGGCGCCGCAGCTCTACATCGCGGTCGGCATCTCCGGCGCGATCCAGCATCTCGCCGGCATGAAGGACTCGAAGGTCATCGTGGCGATCAACAAGGATCCGGACGCGCCGATCTTCAGCGTCGCGGACTATGGTCTGGTCGCCGACCTCTTCAAGGCCGTCCCTGAGATGACGGAAGAGGTGAAGAAGCTGAAGGCGAGCTGAGCGCCCGCTTCTCGATCCGCGTGAATCGACTCGAGCCCGGGTGTCCAGCTTCCCGGGGCAGCGGTTGCATGCTCGGGGGAGTGCAATGACGCTACAGGACCTGAAGCTCGGCGAAACCCGCGAGATCTTCTGGAACGCGCCTCAGGTCTTCCGCGAGCACTTCGCGGACCTGTTCCACTTCATCTACCTGGGGCTGCCGTTCGTCCTGTTCGCGCTCTGGGGTCTGACGATCCTGTACCCGCTGTGGCGCTGGTACAGGATCATCCGCCTCGGCGCGCCTCGCGATCCGATCAATCGCTTCGACCACCTCGGGCTGCGCCTGCAGCGGGCGCTGCTCGAGGGCATCGGTCAGGGGCGCGTGGTGCGTGAGCCGTCGGGCGTCACGCACCAGGTGCTGTTCGTGTCGTTCGTCGTGCTGTTCCTCGGCACGTCGCTGATCACGGTCGAGGCCGACACGCCGCTCAACTTCTACTACGGCGCGTTCTACGCCCTCTACAAGTTCATGATGGACCTCGCGGGCGTCGGCCTCGTCGTGACGTCCTCGATGTTCCTCTACCGGCGCTTCATCCGGCCGCCGCGCGCGCTGCGCCAGCCGGGCAAGATGGCGTCGAGCTTCGAGAACGAGTCCGGCTACGGCTTCCCGCTGGTGATGCTGTGGCTGATCGGCATGACGGGCTTCATGCTCGAGGGCGCGCGCATCGTCGCCGAGCCGTCGAGCTCGCCGGGGCTCGCGTTCATCGGTCCGATCTTCGCGGCGGGCTTCCGCGCGCTCGGGACCGGTGAGGGCTTCCACCGCGTGGTGTGGATCGTCCACCTCGCGATCGTCCTCACCTTCCTCTACACGCTGACCGCCACCAAGCTCCGGCACATGTTCATCGCGCCGGTGAACATCTTCTTCCAGCGCATCGGCGCGGGCTACGAGAACGGCTACCGGGCGACCCCGATCACCGACTTCGAGACGGCCGAGACCTTCGGCGTCGAGAAGGTCGAGGAGTACTCCTGGAAGCAGCTCCTCGACATGGCGGCCTGCCTCGAGTGCGGTCGCTGCACGCTCAACTGCCCGACCGTCAATACCAACAAGGCGCTCAACCCGAAGCACCTGGTGATCGAGCAGCGCGAGCACCTGCTCGCCAAGACCTCGTTCCTCTGGGCGCAGATGGCGAAGTTCGCGGCGGATCGCCGTCGTGCTCTCGCGGCGGCCGACGCCGGCGCGACCGACGGCGCTGCGACCGACGCGGCCAACGAGCTCGACCTCGACCAGCCGCTCGACCGCGGCGATGGCGGCGACGTCGCGCTCGACGAGCTCGTCCCGCGCACGCGGCCGCTGCTCGGCGAGGAAGCGGGCCCCGGCGGCGATCCGGCGATGAGCGAGGGCGGCGTGCACGCCGCGAACGGCCACGACTCGGCCTGGCTCGCCAACGCCGACATGATCCGCGAGGTCGCGACCGAGCCCGTGATCTGGGGCTGCACGACCTGCGGCTGGTGCGAGGAGGGCTGCCCGGTCTCGATCGAGCACATCCAGCGCATCGTCGACATGCGGCGCCACGCCGTGCTCGTGCGCTCGGAGTTCCCG containing:
- a CDS encoding methionyl-tRNA formyltransferase, translating into MRPDRIHDHERFAGIRSTSEETGTFGTFGEALSSVARAWEAACPLGIERGFHASRRAMRVVLVGQAAFAQRVLQGLLASGHEVVAAYAPPEKGGKPDPLAAAAAEAGVPVRTPASYKTEEVAREFRELNADLGVLAYVTKIIPPAVFEAPRLGTLCFHPSLLPRYRGGSALAWQIIRGETRGGYTVFWTDAGIDTGPILLQEEVEIGPDDTAGSLYFDKIFEKGVAGTVRAVDMVAAGTAPRIPQDESQASYDPLCTDEHAGVRWELPCKQVYDLIRGCDPQPGAHTRLRGETLRLYDARRVGDDVRGAAPGTVLAVDERGIVVAAGQGDGAGAIAIGRVRGAGGKVKAAEFAAEAKLAAGERLG
- a CDS encoding IclR family transcriptional regulator; its protein translation is MVRRDKTNYVIQSVAHALDVLEQFAGDTEELGVTDLSKRLKLHKNNVFRLLATLESRGYIEQNKSTENYRLGIRCLQLGQTFVQQMGLLRQARPIMEDVVKACQETVYLSLLRRASVVPLQSVEADRPVRVISLLGQALPLHCTAAGKVHLAFESEEEIKQSLPESLERHTDKTITRRVDLIADLRAVAERGYAIEAAEYLPDLMSIAVPIRDYTRTVVGSLSITAPEYRLSPDRIEREIAPLALRAGRDLSNRLGYNA
- a CDS encoding electron transfer flavoprotein subunit beta/FixA family protein, which produces MKILVPIKRVPDPQTNISVKADGSGIVTDNVKFVINPFDEIALEEALRIKEKQGGAEVVLVSIGQKVAQEQLRTGLAMGADRAVLVLSDDELDPSVTANVLKKLVEQENPDLVLLGKQAIDDDANQTGQILASILDWPQATFASKVEFSDDKKEVTVTREVDGGLETVAFALPGVITTDLRLNEPRYASLPGIMKARKKELKEIPLAELGVDTTPRVKTHKLAPPPKRAAGRKVESVQELVNLLHTEAKLI
- a CDS encoding electron transfer flavoprotein subunit alpha/FixB family protein; this encodes MATVLVYIEHAHGKLLKSSLVAVRAAQEVAKKGNDDVVALVLGQGIDAIASEVAGHGVKQVVAIDDARLASYVADLQAKAVAHVAKEKGATWVVGAATAQGKDFFPRVAQLLDAGMASDITAFNEDGTITRPTYAGNALATVTIETPVKVVTVRTTAFEPAEKSGSASVEKAALPADVTSKMRFVSFNETKSDRPSLGDATIVVSGGRGLKSGENFKEYLEPLVDVLGAAMGASRAAVDAGFVPNDLQVGQTGKVVAPQLYIAVGISGAIQHLAGMKDSKVIVAINKDPDAPIFSVADYGLVADLFKAVPEMTEEVKKLKAS
- a CDS encoding dienelactone hydrolase family protein, with amino-acid sequence MDVQGEMVEIRTGDGVMPAYRSQPVGEGPFPGVIVVMEAFGLNGHIKEVADRIAREGYVTIAPDLYYRHPGERVCAYSELQRAIGLMMELPGYDAIVGDVRATIDHLEALPSVKRGAIGMTGFCMGGFITFLAACRLPLRAAAPFYGGGIGRNMMPSERRPHPPIEEAQGIGAKMVVFYGEKDAFIPPDEVALVKERLAALGKDAEVIVYPGADHGFFCDERPSYHAAAAQDAWKRLLRLFETTLKK
- a CDS encoding PKD domain-containing protein, with amino-acid sequence MPAKRSWSWILSGLIVCSTLALHACTQSEPEKTEQPASAPSAAAPAAPAPGQPAQAPAPGATMSMVIDELYVDAEADPDEGAPPLTVKFTSTVEDATGAVTCTWDFGDGTPASNDMNPTHVYQAEGDYVVTLKCKDSKGIEGETEIDVSVYTEE
- a CDS encoding N-formylglutamate amidohydrolase, which encodes MARSAGGRVLWVLTCEHASYAVPREYRGLGVPRAAIRDHIGWDIGAHAVQREVARRLGVPYVASRWSRLLIDCNRDPRDPSLIVRQSDGVVVPGNARVDAAERRRRIALYHEPYHAAVDRMVARAKRRHPDAAVQILALHSFTPVLNGNPRPFDIGVLFDAYPVLARRLGRALAKLGYRVRYNEPYSGLDGLIYSARRHGEAHDVAYVELEINNALLRTRAGVARLGRDVARALASLTLPCKR
- a CDS encoding isoprenylcysteine carboxylmethyltransferase family protein, with the protein product MPVLALVGFVLFALLAFGWRTWVHWRRTGSSGFRGFSGRAGSLERFAGLLFAVAIAAAPLAAVLDLTGTLTRVALLDTTLARVVGLVAYALGVAGTLWSQLAMGDSWRIGVDPSERTTLVTRGPYRSVRNPIFSFMVLAVAGLALLTPNVLALAAVAALIVAVEIQVKKVEEPYLERTHGDAYRAYRARTGRFVPGIGR
- a CDS encoding heterodisulfide reductase-related iron-sulfur binding cluster codes for the protein MTLQDLKLGETREIFWNAPQVFREHFADLFHFIYLGLPFVLFALWGLTILYPLWRWYRIIRLGAPRDPINRFDHLGLRLQRALLEGIGQGRVVREPSGVTHQVLFVSFVVLFLGTSLITVEADTPLNFYYGAFYALYKFMMDLAGVGLVVTSSMFLYRRFIRPPRALRQPGKMASSFENESGYGFPLVMLWLIGMTGFMLEGARIVAEPSSSPGLAFIGPIFAAGFRALGTGEGFHRVVWIVHLAIVLTFLYTLTATKLRHMFIAPVNIFFQRIGAGYENGYRATPITDFETAETFGVEKVEEYSWKQLLDMAACLECGRCTLNCPTVNTNKALNPKHLVIEQREHLLAKTSFLWAQMAKFAADRRRALAAADAGATDGAATDAANELDLDQPLDRGDGGDVALDELVPRTRPLLGEEAGPGGDPAMSEGGVHAANGHDSAWLANADMIREVATEPVIWGCTTCGWCEEGCPVSIEHIQRIVDMRRHAVLVRSEFPSDLAKSFKGTENQSNPWGISADQRAAWAEGLDVPTMAELGEDERVEVLYWVGCAGSFDERNQKTSKAFVKIMKQAGVKFGILGMEEQCTGEPARRLGNEYLYFTLAQMNVETLNRYKFDKIVTQCPHCFNTIKNEYPDLGGKFEVQHTMQFIESLLESGRLKLEKNFLDKRLTIHDPCYLARHNNVHEAPRRILDKIPGMKREDVPNSRRRTFCCGAGGGQFWKEEEHGTPRINVTRFEQLMEAKPDTIAVACPFCTTMIGDATKAKGLEEQVEVKDVVEIVADSIAS